AATGCAACCTTGATCTCCCAACAAAGCAGCCGTTGCGGCTACTTCAGACAAATCACTGTTGCAAGAGGTGCTTTGAGCCTGCATACGGCCCATCGCACTAATTAAAGATTTATTTTCCGACACTGCCCACCCAATACGCAGCCCCGTCAAGCCATATAATTTGGACACGCCGTTGGCAATTACCAAATTTTGGCCGTTGGTGCTGTATTTATAAGGATTCGGGCAGGTTTTTCCATCGAAAACGAGTTTATGATAAATATCGTCCATCAACAGGAAGATATTTCTTTGCTCCGCCAACTCTATCACAGCCTTTACGAAAGACTCGTCAAAAATCAAGCCGGAGGGATTATTGGGACTGTTAAGCAAAATGGCTTTTGTTTTGTCGGTAATGGCTGCTTGGATTTGTTCAAAACAAACTTGCAAAGAACCTTGCGCCGGACGAACGATGACCGGTGTTGCTCCGGCCATTTTGACCATTTCCGGATAACTTACCCAATACGGAGCAGGGAAAAGCACTTCATCCCCCTCCTTTACGGCGGCTAAGAGGAAATTAAAAAGGGCTTGCTTGGCACCGGCCGAAATAATAATATTTTCGGCGGAGACCTTTTTTCCGTAGTTTTCCAACGTATATTTAATCACCGCTTCTTTCAGTTCGGGTGTACCGGAAGACGGCGTATATTTAATCCGACGAGACTTCGCCTTTTCTATCAGCGCATCTACCGCTGCTTGCGGAGCAGGAAATACAGGCTCTCCACCGCCTAAGTGAATGAGCGGTTTGCCTTCTTTTTTCAAAGCCCTTGCCAAAGCATTAATCTTTAGTGTGGGTGAATCTCCTATATTTTGCGCTCTTTTACTAAGTGTTAGATCTGACATACGAAAAAACTCCTTATAGATATTCTAACATTTAATTTCACTCAAGACTACCCTTACTTTTGAATTTTTTCCAATACAACCAACAATTCGTTTAGCTGTGGCAAACTAAGCCCTTCTATTCCGCCGCGATCGGCCGCTGCTGCAATATCCGGACTTAAGGGCAAACGAGCCGTAGCCGGTATAGCATATTTTTCGGCCGTTTCTTTTACACGACTTTGACCAAAAATCTCATGTTCCTTGCCACAGTCGGGACAAGTGAAATAACTCATATTTTCTACTAAACCGGAAATGGAAAGATTCATCATTTTGGCCATTTTAACCGCTTTTTCCACAATCATTCCCACCAATTCTTGCGGAGAAGTCACAAAAACAATTCCGTCTACAGGTAAACTTTGGAAAACCGTTAAGGTCACATCACCCGTACCCGGCGGCATATCCACAAATAAAACATCTACATTGTCCCAAATTACTTCCGTCCAAAATTGTTTCACTGTACCGGTGATAAGAGGCCCTCTCCAAATGACAGGGTCTGTTTCATTATCCAACAATAAGTTCAAAGACATCAGTTGTACACCTGATTTGCTAAGCACCGGATAGACACCGCTTTGATCACCTTGAGCACGCTCAGTGACACCAAACATTTTGGGGATAGACGGACCGGTAATATCGGCATCCAAAACACCTACATTTAATCCTTTTTTCTGAGCCGCAGATGCTAAAAGAGCCGTCACCATAGATTTACCCACCCCGCCTTTACCGCTGCAGACGGCAATC
Above is a window of Elusimicrobiaceae bacterium DNA encoding:
- a CDS encoding pyridoxal phosphate-dependent aminotransferase, translating into MSDLTLSKRAQNIGDSPTLKINALARALKKEGKPLIHLGGGEPVFPAPQAAVDALIEKAKSRRIKYTPSSGTPELKEAVIKYTLENYGKKVSAENIIISAGAKQALFNFLLAAVKEGDEVLFPAPYWVSYPEMVKMAGATPVIVRPAQGSLQVCFEQIQAAITDKTKAILLNSPNNPSGLIFDESFVKAVIELAEQRNIFLLMDDIYHKLVFDGKTCPNPYKYSTNGQNLVIANGVSKLYGLTGLRIGWAVSENKSLISAMGRMQAQSTSCNSDLSEVAATAALLGDQGCIKELCSLLQRNRDVLLAELAQIPHLHIYQPQGTFYSFADFSYYNPDSQALAQYLLEKALVAVVPGAAFGVDGHLRISFCASQDSIVEGVRRIKKALENLSFKEN
- a CDS encoding Mrp/NBP35 family ATP-binding protein, producing the protein MAECTHDCASCSQNCGERKEPQSLLEKLNPHARVKKVIAVCSGKGGVGKSMVTALLASAAQKKGLNVGVLDADITGPSIPKMFGVTERAQGDQSGVYPVLSKSGVQLMSLNLLLDNETDPVIWRGPLITGTVKQFWTEVIWDNVDVLFVDMPPGTGDVTLTVFQSLPVDGIVFVTSPQELVGMIVEKAVKMAKMMNLSISGLVENMSYFTCPDCGKEHEIFGQSRVKETAEKYAIPATARLPLSPDIAAAADRGGIEGLSLPQLNELLVVLEKIQK